A window of Longispora fulva contains these coding sequences:
- a CDS encoding DUF1702 family protein, which produces MASTLRALRRRILTPDISETKLSTRGFHDKGPEARFLLESVGRTFLAGFARAAESQGPDDITTLDAIEPQYRGFAYEGAGMAYALMDGLSLGPARRTARFLSGAGDRHIYMAYVGVGWAMARLPRMRWAKASAAAGDPLLRWLVLDGYGFHQAYFHTARYVRDQHEEAAFPWPADDPTGYAHHAIDQGIGRAVWFVAGSSATLACDLIDRFPERRRRDLYSGAGLAATYAGGGDEGELRTLWNRAGQHRPWVSQASAFAAQARVRAGLVVGHTVLATGVFCDLTPEEAGALTDTAVPDHPASTGPTYEMWRNNVADVFIQRGWY; this is translated from the coding sequence GTGGCAAGCACGCTGAGGGCGCTGCGGCGCCGCATCCTGACCCCTGACATCTCCGAGACCAAACTGTCCACCCGCGGCTTCCACGACAAGGGACCCGAGGCGCGGTTCCTGCTCGAGAGCGTCGGGCGCACCTTCCTCGCCGGATTCGCGCGCGCGGCCGAGTCCCAGGGCCCCGACGACATCACCACGCTGGACGCCATCGAGCCGCAGTACCGGGGCTTCGCCTACGAGGGCGCCGGGATGGCCTACGCGCTCATGGACGGCCTGTCCCTCGGCCCGGCCCGGCGCACGGCGCGGTTCCTGTCCGGCGCGGGCGACAGGCACATCTACATGGCGTACGTGGGCGTCGGCTGGGCCATGGCCCGGCTGCCCAGGATGCGCTGGGCCAAGGCCAGCGCCGCGGCCGGCGATCCGCTGCTGCGCTGGCTGGTCCTCGACGGGTACGGCTTCCACCAGGCCTACTTCCACACCGCCCGGTACGTGCGCGACCAGCACGAGGAGGCCGCGTTCCCGTGGCCTGCCGACGACCCCACGGGATACGCCCACCACGCGATCGACCAGGGCATCGGACGGGCCGTGTGGTTCGTCGCCGGCTCCAGCGCCACCCTGGCCTGCGACCTCATCGACCGGTTCCCCGAGCGGCGCCGCCGGGACCTCTACAGCGGGGCCGGGCTGGCCGCCACGTACGCGGGCGGCGGCGACGAGGGGGAACTGCGCACCCTCTGGAACCGGGCCGGGCAGCACCGCCCCTGGGTCTCGCAGGCCAGTGCCTTCGCCGCCCAGGCGCGGGTGCGGGCCGGCCTGGTCGTCGGGCACACCGTGCTGGCGACCGGCGTGTTCTGCGACCTGACGCCCGAGGAGGCCGGGGCGCTGACCGACACGGCTGTCCCGGACCACCCGGCGAGCACCGGGCCGACGTACGAGATGTGGCGCAACAACGTCGCGGACGTGTTCATCCAGCGGGGATGGTACTGA
- a CDS encoding TetR/AcrR family transcriptional regulator — translation MSPRPSDPLLPNALMEAAARLLAEEGAAALTTRRLAAAVGTSTSAVYTHFGGMDDLVRALVHEGFARLHRRMSRVRATADPVCDIMTLGYAYRANALEYPQLYLVMFGSSVLGGFALADEDRQHGRYTLESLVDGVARATAIGRFRGDDIAQVAHQMWIALHGLVTLDLGGYLVSPYDADSCFETQLRAVMLGAGDDPRDVATSLAKARRRKAGADAPLEPLVVPAG, via the coding sequence ATGAGCCCACGACCTTCCGACCCGTTGCTGCCGAACGCGTTGATGGAAGCCGCAGCCCGGCTGCTCGCCGAGGAAGGAGCCGCGGCGCTCACCACGCGGCGGCTCGCCGCAGCCGTGGGTACCTCCACCTCGGCGGTCTACACCCACTTCGGCGGGATGGACGACCTGGTCCGCGCGCTGGTGCACGAGGGTTTCGCCCGGCTGCACCGGCGGATGTCGCGGGTGCGGGCCACCGCCGACCCGGTCTGCGACATCATGACGCTCGGCTACGCCTACCGGGCCAACGCGCTGGAGTACCCGCAGCTGTACCTCGTGATGTTCGGCAGCTCCGTTCTCGGCGGCTTCGCCCTCGCCGACGAGGACCGCCAGCACGGCCGGTACACCCTGGAGTCGCTCGTGGACGGCGTGGCCCGCGCCACGGCGATCGGCCGGTTCCGGGGCGACGACATCGCGCAGGTGGCGCACCAGATGTGGATCGCGCTGCACGGCCTGGTCACCCTCGACCTGGGCGGCTACCTGGTCTCCCCCTACGACGCCGACTCCTGTTTCGAGACCCAGTTGCGCGCCGTGATGCTCGGCGCCGGCGACGACCCGCGCGACGTGGCCACCTCGTTGGCGAAGGCCCGCCGGCGCAAGGCCGGGGCCGACGCCCCGCTGGAGCCGCTGGTGGTGCCAGCCGGGTAG